CAAGTGAAACCCCCGACACACCCTCCGGGCGCCTCCACCGGGCGCGTGCCCTCTACCGGAACGTCTCCAAGCGCAGGACCGCCTGGCTGTTGCTCAAGGACACCGTCAACTCCTGCATCGAGTACCGCATCCTCGGCCTGGCGGCCGAGGCCGCGTTCTTCACGCTGCTGTCGGTGCCGCCGCTGCTGCTGAGCATGATCGGACTGCTCGGCTACGTCGACGCCTGGACCGGCGCCGACACCATCCAGAGCCTCCAGACCAACATCCTGGAGGCCTCCCGCACGGTGCTGTCCGACCGGGGCGTCAAGGAGATGGCGGAGCCGATCCTGCACGACGTCATGAAGGGCGGCCGGCCCGACGTCATCTCCATCGGCTTCCTGTTCGCCCTGTGGTCCGGCTCCCGCGCGGTGAACGTCTTCATCGACACCATCACCGTGATGTACGGCCTCGACGGCGTCCGCGGCATCGTCAAGACCCGCCTGCTGGCCTTCCTGCTGTTCATCGTCGCCCTGCTGATCGGCTCCGTCGCCCTGCCGCTGATGGTGGCCGGGCCGGACGCGGTGGTGCGGATCGTGCCCTGGTCGACGACGGTCGTGCAGGTCCTGTACTGGCCGGTCGTGATCCTCCTGTCGATCGCCTTCCTGACGACGCTGTACCACGTGTCCGTCCCGGTCCGCTCCCCGTGGATCGAGGACGTGCCCGGCGCGCTGGTCGCCCTCGGCATGTGGGTGCTGGGCAGCTTCCTGCTGCGGATCTACCTGACCAGCACGGTCGAGGGCCCGACGATCTACGGCTCCCTCGCGGCGCCCGTCGCCGTGCTGCTGTGGATCGGCGTGTCCGCGTTCGCCGTGCTCGTCGGGGCCGCGGTGAACGCCGCCATCGACCGGGTCTGGCCGGCCGCCGCGACGGCCGCGGCCCGCGAGGCCAACGAGCGGCTGCGGCAGGCGCAGGTCGCCGAGTACGTGGCCCGCGCCGCCGCCCGGGGCGAGGCCGACCCCGACATGCCCTCGGAGTTCCCGGAACGCTGGTCCCGCTTCCTGCCGCCGGAGGACGTCACGGCCCGGCTGCGCACGCACGTGAAGTCCACCCACGCGAAAAGCGGCCAGACCAACGGGGAGACGCAGCCGCCCGGGGAGAAGTGACCGGCGCCCGTCTCACGCCGTCCAGGTGCCGGCCGCCGCCTCCTCCCGGACGAAGTCCGCGAAGTCCCGGGGCGGACGGCCCAGGACCTCCCGCACCCCGTCGGACAGGTGCGCGTAGCGGCCGTCGAGGAGCGTGTCGAAGATCGCGGTGAGGGCCGCGACCTCCTTCCGGGGCACCCCGAAGCCGGCCAGCGCCTCGCCGTAGTCCCGGGTCGACACGGCCCGGTACCGCAGCGGGCGGCCCGTCGCCCCGGCGATCTCCGCGACGGCCTCCCCGAAGGTCAGCAGCCGCGGCCCGGAGAGGTCGAGCGTCCGTCCCGCGTACCGGTCGCCGGCCGTCAGCGCGGTCACCACCACGTCCGCGATGTCCCGCACGTCGAGGAACGGCTCGCGCACCCCGCCGGCCGGGAACACCAGCTCCCCGCGCTCCCGCAGCTCCGCCACCAGCGGCCCCTCGCTGAAGTTCTGCGCGAACCAGGCGGCCCGGACGACCGTCCAGTCGGCGCCCGAGGCGTGCAGCGCCTCCTCGGTGGGGAGGGACTGGTCCTCGCCCCGCGCGGACAGCAGCACCAGCCGCCGCACGCCGAGCCGGACCGCCTCCCGCGCGACCGCGCCGATCACCTCGGCGGCGCCCGGCGCGCCGACGTCCATGGGGTGGGCCAGGTAGGCCGCGTCGGCACCGCGCAGGGTGCCGGCCCAGGTCGAGCCGTCCCAGAAGTCGAAACCGGTCGCGCGTGACGCCGCCCGCACCGTGAACCCGGCGGCCCGAGCGGCCCGCGCCACCCGGCTGCCCGTACGGCCGGAG
This genomic stretch from Streptomyces sp. Go-475 harbors:
- a CDS encoding NmrA family transcriptional regulator; translated protein: MTNTAENTNTTASPAGNPTRDTRHLRVVVTGASGRTGSRVARAARAAGFTVRAASRATGFDFWDGSTWAGTLRGADAAYLAHPMDVGAPGAAEVIGAVAREAVRLGVRRLVLLSARGEDQSLPTEEALHASGADWTVVRAAWFAQNFSEGPLVAELRERGELVFPAGGVREPFLDVRDIADVVVTALTAGDRYAGRTLDLSGPRLLTFGEAVAEIAGATGRPLRYRAVSTRDYGEALAGFGVPRKEVAALTAIFDTLLDGRYAHLSDGVREVLGRPPRDFADFVREEAAAGTWTA
- a CDS encoding YihY/virulence factor BrkB family protein, encoding MQPASETPDTPSGRLHRARALYRNVSKRRTAWLLLKDTVNSCIEYRILGLAAEAAFFTLLSVPPLLLSMIGLLGYVDAWTGADTIQSLQTNILEASRTVLSDRGVKEMAEPILHDVMKGGRPDVISIGFLFALWSGSRAVNVFIDTITVMYGLDGVRGIVKTRLLAFLLFIVALLIGSVALPLMVAGPDAVVRIVPWSTTVVQVLYWPVVILLSIAFLTTLYHVSVPVRSPWIEDVPGALVALGMWVLGSFLLRIYLTSTVEGPTIYGSLAAPVAVLLWIGVSAFAVLVGAAVNAAIDRVWPAAATAAAREANERLRQAQVAEYVARAAARGEADPDMPSEFPERWSRFLPPEDVTARLRTHVKSTHAKSGQTNGETQPPGEK